In one window of Microbacterium sp. PM5 DNA:
- the ettA gene encoding energy-dependent translational throttle protein EttA, translated as MAEYIYSMVRARKAVGEKLILDDVTMAFLPGAKIGMVGPNGAGKSTILKIMAGLDAPSNGEAKLTPGFTVGILMQEPELDETKTVLENIQDGVAIKAKLDRFNEISALMADPDADFDALLAEMGVLQEEIDAADGWDLDSQLEQAMDALRTPPADEPVTKLSGGERRRVALAKLLLQKPDLLLLDEPTNHLDAESVLWLEQHLQSYKGAVIAITHDRYFLDNVAEWIAEVDRGRLIGYEGNYSTYLEKKAERLDIQGKKDAKLAKRLKDELEWVRSSAKGRQTKSKARLARYEEMAAEAERTRKLDFEEIQIPAGPRLGSVVIEAKKLQKGFGDRSLIDGLSFSLPPNGIVGVIGPNGVGKTTLFKTIVGLEPLDGGDLKVGETVKISYVDQSRANIDPNKTLWEVVSDGLDIITVGKTEIPSRAYVSKFGFKGPDQQKKAGVLSGGERNRLNLALTLKEGGNLLLLDEPTNDLDVETLSSLENALLEFPGCAVVITHDRWFLDRIATHILAYEGTDEHPDKWYWFEGNFEAYEANKIERLGPDAANPHRSTHRKLTRD; from the coding sequence ATGGCCGAATACATCTACTCCATGGTCCGTGCCCGCAAAGCGGTGGGCGAGAAGCTCATCCTCGACGACGTCACGATGGCGTTCCTCCCCGGAGCCAAGATCGGCATGGTCGGCCCCAACGGCGCCGGCAAGTCGACGATCCTGAAGATCATGGCCGGTCTCGACGCACCGTCGAACGGGGAGGCCAAGCTGACGCCGGGCTTCACCGTCGGCATCCTGATGCAGGAGCCCGAGCTCGACGAGACCAAGACCGTCCTGGAGAACATCCAGGACGGCGTGGCCATCAAGGCCAAGCTCGATCGCTTCAACGAGATCTCCGCGCTGATGGCCGACCCGGATGCGGATTTCGATGCCCTGCTGGCCGAAATGGGCGTGCTGCAGGAAGAGATCGACGCGGCCGACGGCTGGGACCTCGACTCGCAGCTCGAGCAGGCCATGGACGCGCTGCGCACCCCGCCCGCGGACGAGCCCGTGACCAAGCTCTCCGGAGGCGAGCGCCGCCGGGTGGCACTGGCGAAGCTGCTGCTGCAGAAGCCCGACCTGCTGCTGCTGGACGAGCCCACCAACCACCTCGACGCGGAGAGCGTTCTCTGGCTCGAACAGCACCTGCAGTCGTACAAGGGCGCGGTCATCGCCATCACCCACGACCGGTACTTCCTGGACAATGTCGCGGAGTGGATCGCGGAGGTCGATCGCGGTCGACTGATCGGCTATGAGGGCAACTACTCGACCTATCTCGAGAAGAAGGCAGAACGCCTCGACATCCAGGGCAAGAAGGACGCGAAGCTCGCCAAACGCCTCAAGGACGAGCTCGAGTGGGTCCGTTCCTCGGCGAAGGGACGGCAGACGAAGTCGAAGGCCCGCCTCGCCCGATACGAGGAGATGGCCGCCGAGGCGGAGCGCACGCGCAAGCTCGACTTCGAAGAGATCCAGATCCCGGCCGGTCCGCGCCTGGGCAGTGTGGTCATCGAAGCCAAGAAGCTGCAGAAGGGGTTCGGCGATCGTTCCCTGATCGACGGCCTGAGCTTCAGCCTGCCGCCGAACGGCATCGTGGGCGTCATCGGCCCCAACGGTGTCGGCAAGACGACGCTCTTCAAGACGATCGTGGGGCTGGAGCCGCTCGACGGCGGCGATCTGAAGGTCGGCGAGACGGTCAAGATCAGCTACGTCGACCAGAGCCGCGCCAACATCGACCCGAACAAGACGCTGTGGGAGGTCGTTTCGGACGGTCTCGACATCATCACCGTCGGCAAGACCGAGATCCCCTCGCGTGCGTACGTGTCGAAGTTCGGCTTCAAGGGCCCCGACCAGCAGAAGAAAGCGGGAGTGCTCTCCGGCGGTGAGCGCAATCGCCTGAACCTGGCGCTCACCCTGAAGGAGGGCGGAAACCTGCTGCTGCTCGACGAGCCCACCAACGACCTCGATGTCGAGACGCTGAGCTCGCTGGAGAACGCCCTCTTGGAGTTCCCCGGATGTGCGGTGGTGATCACCCACGACCGGTGGTTCCTCGACCGCATCGCGACCCACATCCTCGCCTACGAGGGCACCGACGAGCACCCCGACAAGTGGTACTGGTTCGAGGGCAACTTCGAGGCGTACGAGGCCAACAAGATCGAGCGCCTCGGGCCCGACGCCGCCAACCCGCACCGATCGACCCACCGCAAGCTCACCCGTGACTGA
- a CDS encoding thioesterase family protein, with protein MTERLHVPIHLRWGDLDAFNHVNNATMLKLLEEARVRVFWTPVFGDEAPDTAVIDAGTDAGVLTLIAHQEIEYLAPVPYRREPLDVQMWFGKLGGSSIEVCYEVYSPRSDDHRTLYAKASSSVVLVDAHTFRPVRLTDTMRDAWGPYLGEPVSFRRR; from the coding sequence GTGACTGAACGACTGCACGTGCCCATCCATTTGCGATGGGGAGACCTGGACGCGTTCAACCACGTCAACAACGCGACGATGTTGAAGCTGCTCGAAGAAGCACGCGTGCGGGTGTTCTGGACGCCGGTCTTCGGCGACGAAGCGCCCGACACCGCGGTGATCGACGCGGGCACCGATGCCGGCGTGCTGACGCTCATCGCACATCAGGAGATCGAGTACCTCGCGCCGGTGCCGTACCGGCGCGAGCCGCTCGACGTGCAGATGTGGTTCGGAAAACTCGGAGGATCGAGCATCGAGGTCTGCTACGAGGTTTACAGTCCACGAAGCGACGACCACCGCACGCTCTACGCGAAGGCATCCTCTTCCGTCGTGCTGGTCGATGCTCACACCTTCCGGCCGGTGCGACTCACCGACACGATGCGTGACGCGTGGGGCCCCTACCTCGGCGAACCCGTCTCGTTCCGGCGCCGCTGA
- a CDS encoding acyl-CoA thioesterase II: protein MQGESDPVAEMLEVLDISSGDARTTEDIFTGISHPMPSGRIFGGQVLAQAIIAADRTTGDDRVPHSMHGYFLRPGDAMRGVTLSVDRIHDGRSFSTRRTQVYQDGVPIFSMIASFEHEDDGLDHQSRMPEDVLSPEEALARWETTRRHPLSQRLLDRNPIEVVHAEGAIYDAVEGAHVAAQNVWMRAKRPLGDDAALHRAVLAYMSDLTIQEPVLRGHGVPWSQPGLKVASLDHAMWWHRPVRVDEWLLYVQNSPSARAGRGLSSGRIFTREGELVASVGQEIMVRVP, encoded by the coding sequence GGTCCTGGATATCTCCTCCGGCGATGCGCGGACCACTGAAGACATCTTCACCGGGATCTCCCACCCGATGCCGTCGGGCCGCATCTTCGGCGGCCAGGTGCTGGCTCAAGCCATCATCGCGGCGGACAGGACGACCGGCGACGACCGCGTTCCGCATTCCATGCACGGCTACTTCCTGCGCCCCGGCGACGCAATGCGGGGCGTGACGCTGTCCGTCGACCGCATCCACGACGGCCGTTCCTTCTCCACACGCCGTACGCAGGTATATCAGGACGGGGTGCCGATCTTCTCGATGATCGCCTCGTTCGAACACGAGGATGACGGCCTCGACCATCAGAGCCGTATGCCCGAGGACGTCCTCAGCCCCGAGGAGGCCCTGGCGCGGTGGGAGACAACGCGGCGACATCCGCTGTCGCAGCGTCTCCTGGATCGCAATCCGATCGAAGTCGTGCATGCCGAGGGTGCGATCTACGATGCGGTGGAGGGTGCCCACGTTGCCGCCCAGAACGTCTGGATGCGAGCGAAGCGGCCCCTCGGAGACGATGCCGCCCTGCACCGCGCCGTGCTGGCGTACATGAGCGATTTGACCATCCAGGAGCCGGTGCTGCGTGGACACGGCGTCCCGTGGTCGCAGCCCGGACTCAAAGTCGCCAGCCTCGACCACGCGATGTGGTGGCACCGGCCCGTGCGCGTCGACGAGTGGCTCTTGTACGTGCAGAACTCGCCCAGCGCCCGCGCAGGGCGAGGACTCTCATCGGGGCGGATCTTCACCCGCGAGGGCGAGCTCGTCGCATCTGTCGGGCAGGAGATCATGGTCCGCGTCCCCTGA